One Struthio camelus isolate bStrCam1 chromosome 10, bStrCam1.hap1, whole genome shotgun sequence genomic region harbors:
- the SS18L2 gene encoding SS18-like protein 2, whose amino-acid sequence MSLAFVPERLRGKAEVNQETLQRLLEENDQLIRCIVEYQSKGRATDCVQYQHILHRNLIYLATIADAAPPSTQKTAD is encoded by the exons ATGTCGCTGGCGTTCGTGCCCGAGCGGCTGCGCGGGAAGGCGGAGGTGAACCAGGAGACGCTGCAGCGG CTGCTGGAGGAGAACGACCAGCTGATCCGGTGCATCGTGGAGTACCAGAGCAAGGGCCGGGCGACCGACTGCGTGCA GTACCAACATATCCTGCATCGAAACCTCATTTATTTAGCTACAATCGCAGATGCAGCTCCACCCAGCACACAGAAGACTGCGGACTGA